A stretch of DNA from Kangiella sediminilitoris:
TCGTATAGCATTTACTTTCATCATAGTCTCCTTACTAACGTCGACTCATTCTTAGTATTATATTCCTATCCATATGAATTGGTTTGACGTAGGTCATTTTATGAGCAACTATTTTTGATTTACATCAACAATTTATAAGTATTCTGTGTTATACCTAGATATTCACTATGTGTATAAGGAGATGTCATTATGAGTGAAGAAAAACGTAAAAAAGAGGCTCAGGAGCTTTATGAGCGAATCAAGGCCGAGCGTGACGATCTTAAACTTCAAGCTCACTTAGCTAAAGCCGAACTTAGAGACAAATGGGTCGAAGCCGAACACCAGTGGGAGTCTTTTTCAACCAAATTCAGAGCTATAAGCAAAGGTGCTGGTAAAGCCGCAGATGATGTCGGCGAGGGCTTCCATCAGTTAGGTAAGGAATTAAAACATGCCTATGAGGACTTAAAGCAAAGTATTAAGTCTAGCAAGCTATCTAATTGATTATTAAAAAAATATGAAGCAACCTGAGACTACCCTTCCCCTTGCATATCGCTTAGGGATTGATACCGGTCATGAGCCAGTAATTTTCCTCAGAAGCGAGTCTCCAGTAGCTCGCTCCGAGGGATTTGAGTCAATGTCTCGGATTACGGTAGAGGTTAATGACAGGAAGTTACTTGCAACACTGATGATAGTATATAGCGAATTGCTTGAGCCCGGTCACGCTGGCCTCTCGGAAAAGGCATGGCGCGAATTGAAGGTTAAACCTGGAGAACGCCTTAAGCTCAGTCATGCACCCCAGATAGAATCCCTCGCTTTTATCAGAGCAAAAGCCTTTGGACACAAACTCAATCGCAAACAATATAACTGCGTTATTAGAGATATAGTCGATGGACTCTATATGAATGTACATCTGGCCTCCTTCATCACCGCTTGCGCTAACGGTGGTCTTGAGCCTGATGAAATCGTGTATTTAACCGAAGCCATGGTTAACACTGGCCAGCGTCTGGAGTGGGATGCTGACATTGTGGTTGATAAACACTGTATTGGTGGTCTGCCGGGGAACCGAACCTCCCCTATTGTTGTTTCTATTCTGGCTGCTAACGGTTTAACCATCCCTAAAACATCATCTCGAGCAATCACATCCCCGGCTGGTACTGCTGATGTGATGGAAACCATGACTAATGTCGACTTCACATTTGAAGACTTGAAAAGCATCGTTAAAGAAACCGGAGGTTGTCTCGCCTGGGGAGGTTCGGTCAGTCTAAGCCCGTCAGATGATATTTTAATCACGGTAGAAAAAGCCTTGGATATAGACTTTGAAGGACAACTAATCGCATCAATTTTATCAAAAAAAATTGCGGCTGGCTCCGATAGAGTTCTTATTGATATCCCGGTGGGCAAAACTGCAAAAATGAGAAGTAAAGCTGCTGCTGAAGCTCTATCTGAGCAGCTTGTGAATACCGGTAAAAAGCTTGGAATTATAGTAAAGGTGGTATTAACCGATGGTTCTCAGCCTATAGGCAATGGTGTTGGGCCAGCTCTTGAAGCACAAGATGTTCTTTCTGTATTACGTAATGAGCCTCATGCACCGCAGGATTTAAAAGAAAGGGCCTTGAGTCTCGCTGGTAATCTTTTAGAGCTAGCGGAGCATGTGCCTGTAGGTAGAGGTTATAAACTGGCATTAGATACACTTAAATCAGGGCAGGCGTGCAAGAAATTCATGCAGATCTGCATGTCTCAGGGTGGTTTCTGTGAGCCACGAACTTCGAGCTGCACCTATGCTATAAATACCAAGACTAAAGCTGTTATTAGTGAAATCGACAACCGTCAGCTTGCTCGTCTGGCCAAATTGGCCGGTGCTCCGGCAGATAAAACGGCGGGGATTTACCTTCATGCAAAGGTCGGTGACACCGTGGATGTTGATCAGCCCCTCTTAACGATTCATGCAGACTCGCCCGGCGAACTTGAGTATGCATTAAACTATTATCTGGAACACTCCGATATGATTTTATTGAAGGATGTGCAATGAATCCATTATTTCTCGACCTGTCCGGAAATCTTAATTTGTCCGCAAAAATACGTCATAGAATCGGTGCTGATCTGGGTGAGTTACATATAAGAAGTTTTCCTGACGGTGAGTCCAGCATGGCGTTAAAAAGTGAAGTACATGGCCGTTCCATCGTCATCATGACTGACCTGTCTCATCCCAATGAAAAAGTACTTCCTCTGTTCCTTTTGACTAGAATTTTAAGAGAGAGGAAAGCTCAAGAAATCATATTAATTGCTCCCTACCTGCCTTATATGCGTCAGGATGCTGAATTTAAACTTGGCGAATCTAAGTTGGCCAAGCATTTTGCATCATTGATGAGTGACCATGTTGATAAATTGATTACCGTCGAACCACATTTACACCGGATCCACGATCTGAATGACATATTCACCATCCCTACAGCGAATGCACATAGCAGACAGTCAGTTGTGGAGTGGATCATCAAACATATTGATAACCCAGTCATTATTGGACCTGATATGGAAAGCACTCAGTGGGTCGCCCCCGTTGCTGGAGAGTTGAGTCAGCCTTATTTAGTGGCTGAAAAAATGAGAAAAGGCGATAAAGATGTTTCTATATTTATTGATGGACTCAATGATTACCGAGAGTACACGCCAGTAGTCATCGATGACATCATTTCCACCGGATTTACAATGGCAGGAATTGGGGAGCATTTAAAATTTGAGGGTTTTGATAATAGTGTATGTATTGCTACCCATGCCATTTTTGTTGAAGACGCATATTTAAGACTGACTCAATCGCAATTTGCTCAAGTCGTTACTACTAACACAATTCCTCATATGTCCAACCAGGTTGATGTCTCAGAGGAAATCAGTCGAGCTTATGCCAGTCTGGTAACATAAATTATCGTTACATTAGATAGAAGAAATGAACTCAGGAAATGTATCCATAAAGCAGCTAGCCACTCTTGATAACTCAGAGTTACTGACTGTTTTACAGAGTAAGGCCAGTGAAGGACTTACAGCCGTTGAGGTTGATGAACGGCAAAAGCAATATGGTCCGAATGACATCATTCAACAACAACGTACCTCCCTACTCCAGATCATTCTCAATCAGTTCACTAATCCAATTGCCTGGCTATTGTTAATTGCCGTTTTCATTTCATTAGTTTTCCAAGATTATTTAGAAATGTACGCCATCATAGCAGTCTTGTTCATCAATGCTTCTATTGGCGCAATAACTGAGTTTAAGGCACTTGATTCCATGGAGGCTCTAAGGAAGATGAGCGAAGCCCACGCCGTGGTCCTCCGCAATGGTAATAAAGTAACGATTAATGCTTCAGAGCTGGTTCCGGGCGATATCGTACTACTTAATGCTGGTGATCTAATCACAGCTGATATGTGTCTGCTTGATTCAAATAAGCTACAGGCTGACGAGTCACCCTTAACAGGCGAGTCATTACCCATAGCCAAAAGTCATAGCCCCACTCTGCTCTCTGATGACATACAAAATAGTCGAATACTGTATAAAGGAACGGCTGTATTAAGGGGGACGGCTACTGCCGTGGTCGTGAATACCGGTACGCATACAGAACTAGGGAAAATTAGCACTCTGATATCTGAAGCAGCACCGGAGCGTTCACCGTTAGAAGAGCGAATACAGCAGTTAAGCGGGCAGTTAATCAAGCTGACGTTAGGTCTTATTGTGGTGATTACCATACTCGGACTTATTAAAGCAGAGTCTTACCTCGAACTTGTTAAAACCAGTATTGCTCTGGCGGTCGCGGCTATTCCAGAGGGCATGCTGATAGTGACGACTTTGGTTTTAGCACGCTCAATGCTCAAGCTGGCCCAAAAAAATGTCTTGATTGAACGTTTGTCAGCTGTTGAAACACTGGGATCTACGACTCTGATTATGACCGATAAAACTGGTACTTTAACCGAAAATAAAATGTTGGTTACTGAAGTCCTGATTGAAGTTAGTGAGTTTGTGGTGCTTGATAAAACCGCCCCAATAACTAGTCACTCTACTTTGGAAAAGCTGATGGAAATTGCGGTACTCTGCAACAATGCTGACAGAGACCAAGACAGTGGTGACCCAATTGAGTTGGCTTTGTTAAAAATGGCGTCTGGGTCAATTCCAGATCGTATTAAAAATATAGAACAATTTAAAAAAGTGGCAGAACTACCTTTCGACCCGGATATCCGGCTAATGATAGTAAGCCATGAGTTGCCAAAGAATGATCACTGCCAGGCCTCTATCAAGGGCGCTCCTGAGAGTATTCTCGAACATTGTAGCCATTACCTTAAGGGTAATGAACAGATAGCGTTAACAGAATCATTGAAAACACAATGGCTGGCTAACGTAAATCAAATGGCAGAGTCAGGTTTGCGTGTGCTGGCTCTTGGCTATCGCCTGGATACTAAAGCAACAGCAGACATTACTAATAACTTCTGCCTGGTCGGAGTCGTTGGCATGGAAGACCCTCTAAGGGAGACCGTTCCTGAAGCGATTGAGCAATGCCACAATGCGGGTATTCGTATCATAATGGTAACAGGAGATAATGGTTTAACCGCCAATAAAATTGCACAGAAAGCACAATTAGTTAAGTCTGGAAAGGACTGTCACACCATGACGGGCATCGAGTTAAAAGCGCTCACTGATGTCGGAAATACAGAGAAAAATGATGAGCTTTATGATGTTGATGTTTTTTCTCGGGTCAGTCCTAGACAAAAATATGATTTAGCTGAGTTCTATCAGTCACGGGATCATGTGGTGGCGATGACTGGTGATGGTGTCAACGATGGTCCCGCATTGAAAAACGCTGATATCGGTATAGCGATGGGGATTCGAGGTACTGAAGTTGCTAAGCAAGCTGCCGATATGGTTTTACTGGACGACTCGTTCCCAGCTATTGCTGAAGCAATTGCTCAGGGGCGCTCAGTTTTTAATAATATTCGTAAGTTCGTACTTTACCTGCTCTCCTGTAATTTAAGCGAAATTTTAGTCGTATCGGTAGCCGTTCTATCTGGATTTCCAATTCCTCTTCTGCCGCTGCAAATTCTATTCTTAAACCTTGTAACTGATGTCTTCCCTGCACTTGCCCTTGGTGCCTGTAAAGGGGAAACTGAAGAAATGGAGAAGCCACCGCGAGAGCAATCAGAGCGTATCATTGAGTCTAAACACTGGCAAAAAATAGTCACTCATGCACTGATGCTTACGACCCTGGTTTTTTCTGCCTTTCTAATTGATCTCTACTATTTTGAATCTTCATCTGATCATGCGGTAACGGTTGCCTTTTTAACCTTGGCAATTTCACAATTGTTACACGTCTTTAATATGCGCGAAGATAATAAGACTTTCTGGAACAATGAAGTTATTCGTAACGGTTACGTTTGGATCGCATTGGGGATTTGTGCTGTTCTGATATTAGTAGCGGTTTACGTCCCTTTATTATCCCGTGTTTTAAATATTGTGGATATCGATGGTGCTGCCTGGTTGCTGGTATTGGCTTTCAGTTCAGTCACAGTACTGGTATACACTTTTACCAACATGCTTCAGCGGTTTATTCAACCACATTAGCTGCCTGAGCACCCAACGATAGGAAGTCTTTAGCGTTTAAAAGTGTCGTATGGGCAATATTGTTTATTGAGTCACTTGTATAAAAAGCAATATGAGGAGTGATAATCACATTATCCATGGAAGTCAGACGATTAAAGTTATCGTCAGCTATTGGCTCATGATGCTGCTGAAAGAAGAGCCCTTTCTCTTTATCGTAAACATCAAGACCGGCATAACGTACCTTTTGTGATTCTAAAGCATCCAGCAAGTCGTCAGTCTGAATAACTCTACCTCGAGACGTGTTTAAAATAGTAACGCCCTCTTTCATCAATTGCAGAGTATCTTTATTAATCAGCTGTTGTGTGGATTCGTTTAAGGGGCAATGAAGACTGATTATGTCCGAACGTTCATATAATTCATCCAGCGGGACCCATTCCAGGTCAGGCGTTTCAAGCCGATTAATCACTGGATCATAACCAAGCACTTTGCATCCAAAACCTCTCATAATCCTAGCAAAGGCAGTGCCTATATCACCGACCCCAATGACACCAACGGTTTTATCATAAACGCTCTCGCCCAGGTTGCCATTTAGTTTAAAGTTTTGTCGCTGTAATTGCTGTCGTAAGACAAATATTTTTCTATAAAGACATAATAAAAGTGTTACGGCATGTTCAGCAACCGATTGCGGCGAGTAAGCTGGGACATTCATAACAGTAATGCCTAGTCGCTTTGCAGCCTTCAAATCAACGTGGTCATAGCCTGTAGAGCGTAGAAGAATAAGCTTAATTCCACAGGAGGCTGCAAGAGCAAGAAGAGAATCATCTAATGGGTTATTGGCAAAAATGCTGATGGCGTCAGCTTGCGAGAGCAGTCTGGCATTATCCTCACTGAAATTATCATTAACCAGAGATAACTCAAAATTAAACAACTCTTGGTTCTTACTTTTGTAAATCTGCTGTTCAAAATCTTGAACTCCAAAGAATATGATATGCATAACAGTCCCTGATTAATCAAACTTCTTAGTCATTATAGATGACTTTAACCCATATTTGTTGACTCTTATCAATAAACTAGAGGGCTAAAACAGTGATAGTGTTATATTATAAAATAACCCAATAAAGAGTATTCTGACGTCATGCTTGATTTGGACTGGTTAGCTTTAGTTTCAGGGATAGGTATATTTCTCTGGGGAATGTCTATGGTTGAAGCTAACCTGACAAAACTGGCTTCCGGTAAACTTCATTACTTTATAGGGCGCTGGACCAATAATACCTTATCAGCAGTTATAACAGGTGCAGTTTGTACGGCTCTAATCCAGAGCAGCTCTTTGTTAACTTTAATCGTCCTGGCACTGGCGAGCTCAAAATTACTCAACTTAAAGCAAGCAATCGGCGTTATATTTGGCGCGAACCTGGGAACTACAGCTACCGGCTGGTTGGTTACATTACTCGGATTTAAAGTTAGTTTAGGCGACGCTGCCATATATCTGATTGGAGTAACAGCGTTAGCACGTCTATTTTTTAGAGAGAGAGCTCGTTATACCCTAATTCTCTCCCTGATTATTAGTATTGGTTTAATCTTATTCAGCCTTGATCTGATAAAAAATTCCACCCTTGGTATCAGTGAAACAATAACCATCAGTACCTCCGGTGGCGCTGCACCAATTGGCTTCTTTATTACTGGTCTGATCCTGGCGGTTTTATTCCAATCAAGTTCAGCTGTCATGATAATGACTTTGAGTGCAGCTAATGCCGGTATCATTAATTTGGAAAGTGCCATAGCTGTGGTTATCGGAGCTGACTTAGGTACCACCAGCACTGCTGCGCTGGGAAGTATCAACGGCGCTAAAATTAAAAAGCAACTTGCCCTGTCCCACTTTAGTTTTAATGTTGTGATATCAATGACTGGGTTATTTTTGATACTGCCTCAAGTTCCTACCATTCTGGCCTGGCTTAACTGGGATGATCCTCTTCTGCCAATAGTTACCTTCCATAGCATGATGAATGGCTTCGGTATTCTTTTATTTACACCTTTTATCAACCCATTTGTAAGATTTATTTCGCAGAGGTTTAGTGAGCAGCCAAACACGGTAGAGGCTCGCTTCTCACTCATTGCATTAAATGCACCTGCGGTGGCTTTGCATCAATTAAGAGATGAGACTCTGCATTTTTTAAAGTCAGTCGCTAAATTTAATCAACACTGCCTTAAAGGCTATGACAGTTATATAAATGAATACCTGGTTCTAAAAAAAGCAGAAGGTATTTTCATTGATACCTCCCATAAATTTTCAAAACAGGTGATTAATGATCAGCAAAGTAAAGATATTTTCTGTCTGTTATCGACGGTCAGAGATGGCATCTATTCTGCAAAATCGTTAAAGGATATTGTACCTGACCTGGAAGTGCTGGATATACAGAAGCTTTTAGACCAAAAGGATGTGGTGCCTTTATATCAAGAAGTGAACAGCTTTTTCCATGATGAAGCGGAACAGTTGGATCCAAATGATAATTATCAGTGGCAGGATGTAACGGAATATCAGGAAAATTTTTATCATAAATTCAAATCGACTCAAGAGAGCCTCTTCAGTAATGAAGTGGCGCAAGATATGCCCATTGAGCAAATCTCTACCCTGCTCAATATTAACAAACAGCTGTATACATCCAGCAAATACTTTATCAGTGCAATAAATAGTATTAGTCTAATAGGAAAGGAGGAACCACATGAGGATTAGTATTCATGGAGCTGCAGAAGAAGTTACTGGCTCATGCTCAGAAATTGAGACAAACAATCGTCGTTTTGTGATCGACTGCGGTCTAATACAGGGCTCTTGGAGAAATGAAAAAAGAAACTCTGATCCATTCCCTTTTGAACCAGCTGAGATAGATGCAGTCATCCTGACTCACGGCCATATTGATCACAGTGGACGACTTCCCCTTCTGGTTAAGTCTGGTTATAAAGGTCCCATATATTGTCATGAAGCGAACAGAGAGTTACTCGAAATATTACTAATCGATAGTGCTTATTTGCAGGAGAAAGAAGCTGAATGGAATAACAAAAAGCGACTGAGGAAGGGATTAGAGGAAATTGAACCACTCTATACTCGTCAGGATGTCCCCTCCGTTCTGAGTCAACTAGAGCCCATACAGTACCGTGAAATGATTCAGCTTGATAAGGATATCAGCTTTCAATTAAGAAACGCTGGACATATTTTAGGGTCATCCCATGTTGAATTTACTACTCACGAGCAGGGTCAGAAAAAAACGGTAGTCTTCAGCGGAGATATAGGTAATCCCGGAGCACCTATTCAGCAGGATCCGGATATAGATGGACAGCCTGATCTGGTTATCATGGAATCCACTTATGGCAATAGGGATCATACCAGTTGGGATTCTTCAATTAATGAGTTAAGAGACGCTATTAAACATGCTGCCGAGGACGGAGGTAATGTATTAATACCTGCCTTTGCCGTAGGCCGTACGCAAACCATACTTCACTACTTCGCGAAATACTATCATGACTGGGGACTTGAGAAGTGGGATATTTTTCTTGATAGTCCAATGGCGATCAGAGTGACAGAAGCTTATGAACGATACGCACATCTATATAAAAAAGAAACGCAACCATTCTGGTCAAAAGGCGCTTTGAAAAGTTATATCCCCAAACTGCATTTCACGGCCGATACTCAGGAATCAATGGCTCTTAATTCAATAAAAAGTGGCGCTATAATTATCGCTGGTAGCGGCATGATGACTGGCGGTCGCATTAAACATCATATGAAACACAATTTATGGCGAAGTCAATGCGATCTCATTATCACAGGGTTTCAGCCTGAAGGCACAGTTGGCAGACGTATTATTGATAAGGCACCTTTTATTAAACTGTGGGGAGAGTCAGTAAGAGTTGCAGCTTCTGTCCATACCATAGGAGGTTTTTCTGCTCACGCAGGACAAACCGAGTTACTAAAATGGTATCAGTGCTTCAGCAATCAACCTCCAGTAATATTAAATCATGGCTCAAAGTCGACCATAAAGGAGTTCAAAGAGTACTTACAAAAACATACCCCTGCCGATATCACAATTGCCAGTAGAGGTCAAAGCTTTACTTTGTAACTCTCTGATTTAATTGTGTAATTATGTATGTTACCTTGCCCACCCTTATGCTGGTGTGGATTTAGACTAGCCATACCTTTCTTGTAACTTGATATTCAGGTGCTTTTTTTACCAGCACCCTCCTCTAATACCGATTTGATTTACTTTGTATGCTCGGTATAGTGGTAAATGAATATAGGATATGAGGGACTTGTTATGATTAACAACTTAACTAAGCTATCTCTAGTAGCTTTATGTGCAGTTGCTGTAGCTCCATCCGTATCTCACGCCGAAGAAGAGGAAGCCGACGTTAACATTGGAGGCGCCGTTCG
This window harbors:
- a CDS encoding cation-translocating P-type ATPase, producing the protein MNSGNVSIKQLATLDNSELLTVLQSKASEGLTAVEVDERQKQYGPNDIIQQQRTSLLQIILNQFTNPIAWLLLIAVFISLVFQDYLEMYAIIAVLFINASIGAITEFKALDSMEALRKMSEAHAVVLRNGNKVTINASELVPGDIVLLNAGDLITADMCLLDSNKLQADESPLTGESLPIAKSHSPTLLSDDIQNSRILYKGTAVLRGTATAVVVNTGTHTELGKISTLISEAAPERSPLEERIQQLSGQLIKLTLGLIVVITILGLIKAESYLELVKTSIALAVAAIPEGMLIVTTLVLARSMLKLAQKNVLIERLSAVETLGSTTLIMTDKTGTLTENKMLVTEVLIEVSEFVVLDKTAPITSHSTLEKLMEIAVLCNNADRDQDSGDPIELALLKMASGSIPDRIKNIEQFKKVAELPFDPDIRLMIVSHELPKNDHCQASIKGAPESILEHCSHYLKGNEQIALTESLKTQWLANVNQMAESGLRVLALGYRLDTKATADITNNFCLVGVVGMEDPLRETVPEAIEQCHNAGIRIIMVTGDNGLTANKIAQKAQLVKSGKDCHTMTGIELKALTDVGNTEKNDELYDVDVFSRVSPRQKYDLAEFYQSRDHVVAMTGDGVNDGPALKNADIGIAMGIRGTEVAKQAADMVLLDDSFPAIAEAIAQGRSVFNNIRKFVLYLLSCNLSEILVVSVAVLSGFPIPLLPLQILFLNLVTDVFPALALGACKGETEEMEKPPREQSERIIESKHWQKIVTHALMLTTLVFSAFLIDLYYFESSSDHAVTVAFLTLAISQLLHVFNMREDNKTFWNNEVIRNGYVWIALGICAVLILVAVYVPLLSRVLNIVDIDGAAWLLVLAFSSVTVLVYTFTNMLQRFIQPH
- a CDS encoding NAD(P)-dependent oxidoreductase; the protein is MHIIFFGVQDFEQQIYKSKNQELFNFELSLVNDNFSEDNARLLSQADAISIFANNPLDDSLLALAASCGIKLILLRSTGYDHVDLKAAKRLGITVMNVPAYSPQSVAEHAVTLLLCLYRKIFVLRQQLQRQNFKLNGNLGESVYDKTVGVIGVGDIGTAFARIMRGFGCKVLGYDPVINRLETPDLEWVPLDELYERSDIISLHCPLNESTQQLINKDTLQLMKEGVTILNTSRGRVIQTDDLLDALESQKVRYAGLDVYDKEKGLFFQQHHEPIADDNFNRLTSMDNVIITPHIAFYTSDSINNIAHTTLLNAKDFLSLGAQAANVVE
- a CDS encoding MBL fold metallo-hydrolase RNA specificity domain-containing protein, whose translation is MRISIHGAAEEVTGSCSEIETNNRRFVIDCGLIQGSWRNEKRNSDPFPFEPAEIDAVILTHGHIDHSGRLPLLVKSGYKGPIYCHEANRELLEILLIDSAYLQEKEAEWNNKKRLRKGLEEIEPLYTRQDVPSVLSQLEPIQYREMIQLDKDISFQLRNAGHILGSSHVEFTTHEQGQKKTVVFSGDIGNPGAPIQQDPDIDGQPDLVIMESTYGNRDHTSWDSSINELRDAIKHAAEDGGNVLIPAFAVGRTQTILHYFAKYYHDWGLEKWDIFLDSPMAIRVTEAYERYAHLYKKETQPFWSKGALKSYIPKLHFTADTQESMALNSIKSGAIIIAGSGMMTGGRIKHHMKHNLWRSQCDLIITGFQPEGTVGRRIIDKAPFIKLWGESVRVAASVHTIGGFSAHAGQTELLKWYQCFSNQPPVILNHGSKSTIKEFKEYLQKHTPADITIASRGQSFTL
- a CDS encoding Na/Pi cotransporter family protein produces the protein MLDLDWLALVSGIGIFLWGMSMVEANLTKLASGKLHYFIGRWTNNTLSAVITGAVCTALIQSSSLLTLIVLALASSKLLNLKQAIGVIFGANLGTTATGWLVTLLGFKVSLGDAAIYLIGVTALARLFFRERARYTLILSLIISIGLILFSLDLIKNSTLGISETITISTSGGAAPIGFFITGLILAVLFQSSSAVMIMTLSAANAGIINLESAIAVVIGADLGTTSTAALGSINGAKIKKQLALSHFSFNVVISMTGLFLILPQVPTILAWLNWDDPLLPIVTFHSMMNGFGILLFTPFINPFVRFISQRFSEQPNTVEARFSLIALNAPAVALHQLRDETLHFLKSVAKFNQHCLKGYDSYINEYLVLKKAEGIFIDTSHKFSKQVINDQQSKDIFCLLSTVRDGIYSAKSLKDIVPDLEVLDIQKLLDQKDVVPLYQEVNSFFHDEAEQLDPNDNYQWQDVTEYQENFYHKFKSTQESLFSNEVAQDMPIEQISTLLNINKQLYTSSKYFISAINSISLIGKEEPHED
- a CDS encoding ribose-phosphate diphosphokinase; the encoded protein is MNPLFLDLSGNLNLSAKIRHRIGADLGELHIRSFPDGESSMALKSEVHGRSIVIMTDLSHPNEKVLPLFLLTRILRERKAQEIILIAPYLPYMRQDAEFKLGESKLAKHFASLMSDHVDKLITVEPHLHRIHDLNDIFTIPTANAHSRQSVVEWIIKHIDNPVIIGPDMESTQWVAPVAGELSQPYLVAEKMRKGDKDVSIFIDGLNDYREYTPVVIDDIISTGFTMAGIGEHLKFEGFDNSVCIATHAIFVEDAYLRLTQSQFAQVVTTNTIPHMSNQVDVSEEISRAYASLVT
- a CDS encoding thymidine phosphorylase family protein; the protein is MKQPETTLPLAYRLGIDTGHEPVIFLRSESPVARSEGFESMSRITVEVNDRKLLATLMIVYSELLEPGHAGLSEKAWRELKVKPGERLKLSHAPQIESLAFIRAKAFGHKLNRKQYNCVIRDIVDGLYMNVHLASFITACANGGLEPDEIVYLTEAMVNTGQRLEWDADIVVDKHCIGGLPGNRTSPIVVSILAANGLTIPKTSSRAITSPAGTADVMETMTNVDFTFEDLKSIVKETGGCLAWGGSVSLSPSDDILITVEKALDIDFEGQLIASILSKKIAAGSDRVLIDIPVGKTAKMRSKAAAEALSEQLVNTGKKLGIIVKVVLTDGSQPIGNGVGPALEAQDVLSVLRNEPHAPQDLKERALSLAGNLLELAEHVPVGRGYKLALDTLKSGQACKKFMQICMSQGGFCEPRTSSCTYAINTKTKAVISEIDNRQLARLAKLAGAPADKTAGIYLHAKVGDTVDVDQPLLTIHADSPGELEYALNYYLEHSDMILLKDVQ